A portion of the Lolium rigidum isolate FL_2022 chromosome 1, APGP_CSIRO_Lrig_0.1, whole genome shotgun sequence genome contains these proteins:
- the LOC124683270 gene encoding succinate dehydrogenase subunit 6, mitochondrial — protein MGISEHFEGVKQHWASNFAFLDYFKKVYGRDKPLPKWSDADVDEFIASDPVYGPQLKALRESRKFALGGALVGAAHLGGVAIKYSKSPHGVVLATGFGALTGAVLGSEVAEHWYQLYKMDKQGANLRFIYWWEDKVSGQKN, from the exons atggggatCAGCGAGCACTTCGAGGGCGTGAAGCAGCACTGGGCGAGCAACTTCGCCTTCCTCGACTACTTCAAGAAGGTCTACGGCCGCGACAAGCCCCTCCCCAAGTGGTCCGACGCCGACGTCGACGAGTTCATCGCCTCCGACCCCGTCTACGGCCCCCAG CTCAAGGCCCTGAGGGAGTCCAGGAAGTTCGCGCTCGGCGGGGCCCTCGTCGGCGCCGCGCACCTCGGCGGCGTcgccatcaagtactccaagagcCCCCACG GTGTCGTGCTGGCGACCGGGTTCGGAGCGCTCACCGGCGCCGTGCTCGGATCGGAGGTGGCCGAGCACTGGTACCAGCTCTACAAGATGGACAAGCAGGGGGCCAACCTCAGGTTCATCTACTGGTGGGAGGACAAGGTCTCAG GCCAGAAGAACTGA